A stretch of DNA from Methylomicrobium lacus LW14:
CGCGCAGGCTGACCTTGTCCTTGGTCAAGATTTCCTGGCCATTTACTTCCATGTTTTGCAGACGCAGGTCGAACAGGGTCAGCGTCGGATTATGATTGAACCGCCACCAGGCATGTACTCTCGCGCTCAACACCGCCTGGATTTCGTTGTCCACGGCCAGGAAACCGACGTGATGGTCGGGAATGTTGAAGATCGCGATCGCATTCAGCGCGGCTCGCTTCAGCATGTCTTCCTTCGCATTGCACAATTGCGCGGCGAGCGGCTTCGGCAGGGCCAGTTCCCGGCTGATGTCGAGTTTATCGATCCGAATTTCGTTCTGCGTTTTCCAGTACGCGCCCTGTTGGCCCGGCGCCTTGATGTCTTTCAGCACGTTGTTTTGATAGACCAGGCCGACTTCGTTGTCGGTCGTTTCCCAAAGCTGCAAGTGCGGCGCAAAGGTTTGCGCGTGCAGTTGCGCGAGGTTCAACAGATCGCCGCCGACGGTTTGTTGCAAGGCATTCGTGATCGTGACGATCTGCAACTGGTAGCGGTTCAGCCAGTCCCAGAGCCGGTAGACGCCGGGAGACAGGACCTTCACGAACTGCTGATCCTTGAACAACAGGCCGCGCTGGGCTTCGGTGATGATCATTTTCTTGTTAATTGACATCATATTCTCCGTAAAACATATGGCCGTGAAGATTCACTCCAAAGTAGGGTGGATAAGCGCAGCGCATCCACCTTATAGGTCTTGGTGGTGGATGCGCTTTGCTTATCCACCCTACGCCATTTAATAAGTGAAGGTTGGCGGAACCTCCGCATCGACGCGGGCTGCTGGCGCTCCAACCGGTGGGCGTCGCGCGTCCTGCGCGGCGCGCGCTGGCCGATCTTCGCCGGCAGGCTTTGCCGATGTTGCTTTGGGTTCGGATTGCGGCATCCCGGCCGACATGCGCTAAACGAGCCGCATGCTGCTTCCTTGAAGAATCCAAACTCGCGGCCCGGAGGTCCGCCATGGCCCTTGCGGGCCGGTTTATCAAGCTACCTTGGTAAGGTAAGTTTGCTAGCCGGCGTCGAACCGGCGACAGACTGATGATGAGTCAGTTGCTCTACCCACTGAGCTATAGCAATGGTGCCGCCGGCAGGATTCGAACCTGCGACATCCGCGTCGGGCGCGGCGCTCTTCCTGGCTGAGCTACGGCGGCGTTTGGCGTCTTGTTGTCATCGATACGCGCTGCGTTAAACGCTCGCGTCAGGCAGGCTTTGGAACCTGCGCCGCTGCTGACAACGGCTCGCCAAATTCGGTTATCCCTTGACGCAGACGACCGGCTTCAAGGTGTGCACGATTTCGACCAGATCGGCCTGCGCGGCCATCACTTGGTCGATCGGCTTGTAGGCGGACGGCGTTTCGTCGATCACCTCACTGTCCTTGCGGCACTCGACGCCGGCGGTCGCCTCGATATGCTCTGCCAGCGACACGCGCTTCTTCGCCTCGGTGCGCGACATCACGCGGCCAGCGCCGTGGCTGCAACTGCAAAAGCTTTCCGCGTTGCCGAGGCCCTTTACTATGAACGATTTCGCGCCCATGCTGCC
This window harbors:
- a CDS encoding slipin family protein; the encoded protein is MSINKKMIITEAQRGLLFKDQQFVKVLSPGVYRLWDWLNRYQLQIVTITNALQQTVGGDLLNLAQLHAQTFAPHLQLWETTDNEVGLVYQNNVLKDIKAPGQQGAYWKTQNEIRIDKLDISRELALPKPLAAQLCNAKEDMLKRAALNAIAIFNIPDHHVGFLAVDNEIQAVLSARVHAWWRFNHNPTLTLFDLRLQNMEVNGQEILTKDKVSLRVNLSATWQIREAEKARAELADAKEYLYRELQLALRTVVSTQTLDELLADKNSLNRQILEIVATKALVYGIEVKSVGARDIVLPGDMKAILTQVVEAQKMAEANLIKRQEETQATRSLHNTAKVMEGNPILLRLKELESLEKITARINTLNVYGGLDSVMNGMVKLIDKTNPV